The sequence GAGCGAGACGGCTTTTTTTGAGACCGCCCTGCTCAGTCCCCAAAACTGGCAGTCATCCTGGATAGAGCCGGACATTGAAGAGGACTTTTCAGTCTCCCAGCCAGCCCCCATGCTGCGGTCTGAATTTGATGCCGGTAGCGGGATCGTTTCTGCCAGGGCCTACGTCACCGCACACGGTGTTTACGAGATGCATATCAACGGCCGCAGGGTCGGAAATGAGCTTTTCTCACCGGGATGGACAAGTTACCACAACAGGCTGCAGTACCAGACTTATGATATAACAGGCCACCTGCAACAGGGAAGCAATGCCGTGGGTGTATACCTTGGCGACGGATGGTTCAGGGGCTTCATAGGGTGGGGCGACCAGCGCAACTATTACGGAGAGACCCTTGCCCTCCTTGCCCGGATAGAGATAACCTATGCAGACGGTTCAACACAGGTCTACGGCACCGGCGAGGAGTGGCGGTCATCAACCGGGCCTATCCTCTGGTCGGATATCTACAACGGCGAATACTACGATGCCCGGCTTGAAAAAGAGGGGTGGACGATGCCCGGTTATGATGACGGGGACTGGCATGGGGTAAGGATTGCCGGCCACGGCAAGGAGAAGCTCATTGCACAGCAGGGTCCGCCGGTGCTAAAGATACAGGAGCTGAAACCCATCAATATCTTCACCACCCCCGAGGGCGACCTGGTGGCTGACATGGGCCAGAACATGATCGGATGGATAAAGCTGCGGGTCGATGGCCCGGCAGGGACCAGGGTCACACTCAGGCATGCAGAGGTACTGGACCGCGAAGGTAACTTCTACACTGAAAACCTGAGATCGGCCGACCAGACCAACACGTATGTCCTTAAAGGGGGCGGGGAGGAGATATGGGAACCCCGCTTTACCTTCCAGGGCTTCAGGTATGTTGCCATAGAGGGTTATCCCGGCCGGCTGACACCTGAAGCGCTGACCGGAGTGGTTATTCACTCTGATATGGAGCCGACAGGCCATTTCCAGAGTTCGCACACGCTTGTCAACCAGCTGCAGCACAATATCGTGTGGGGGCAGAAGGGTAATTTCCTCGAGGTTCCGACCGACTGCCCACAGAGGGATGAAAGGATGGGGTGGACAGGCGATATCCAGGTGTTCGCCCCAACCTCCAACATAAACATGAACACTGCCGGTTTCCTGACCAAGTGGCTGGGCGACCTGGCAGCCGACCAGAATGAGCAGGGCAGTGTTCCCCATGTGGTGCCCAACGTTCTCGGCGACGGGGCCTACGGTTCAGCAGGATGGGGTGATGCCGCCCTTATAGTGCCATGGTCACTTTACAACTACTTTGGCGACACGGGAATCCTGGAAAAACAGTATGAAAGCATGAAGGCCTGGGTTGAGTTCATGAGGAGGCGGGCCGCCACCAACGACAGGCCATACCTGTGGGATGTCGATTTCTCCTTCGGCGACTGGCTCTCTTACAGCACCCACAGCAATGCCCATTACCCCGGCGCCTACACTGATTTCCACATGATCGCCACCATGTTCTTTGCACGTTCGGCCGACCTGCTTCGCCGATCGGCCATGGTGCTCGGCAAAGATGATGATGCAGAAG is a genomic window of Marinilabiliales bacterium containing:
- a CDS encoding alpha-L-rhamnosidase, yielding MLNVNHKKMQTAMNNRAMILILIISMAMPSAAIIRAQDLAPLSAGNLKTNYYTNPVGIDTPVPAFSWIISGDLQNTLQTAFRIQSALSPEKLEEGDLVWDSHRVEAGTSVHNRWKGPGLEPATRYYWRVRVWDNHGRVSPWSETAFFETALLSPQNWQSSWIEPDIEEDFSVSQPAPMLRSEFDAGSGIVSARAYVTAHGVYEMHINGRRVGNELFSPGWTSYHNRLQYQTYDITGHLQQGSNAVGVYLGDGWFRGFIGWGDQRNYYGETLALLARIEITYADGSTQVYGTGEEWRSSTGPILWSDIYNGEYYDARLEKEGWTMPGYDDGDWHGVRIAGHGKEKLIAQQGPPVLKIQELKPINIFTTPEGDLVADMGQNMIGWIKLRVDGPAGTRVTLRHAEVLDREGNFYTENLRSADQTNTYVLKGGGEEIWEPRFTFQGFRYVAIEGYPGRLTPEALTGVVIHSDMEPTGHFQSSHTLVNQLQHNIVWGQKGNFLEVPTDCPQRDERMGWTGDIQVFAPTSNINMNTAGFLTKWLGDLAADQNEQGSVPHVVPNVLGDGAYGSAGWGDAALIVPWSLYNYFGDTGILEKQYESMKAWVEFMRRRAATNDRPYLWDVDFSFGDWLSYSTHSNAHYPGAYTDFHMIATMFFARSADLLRRSAMVLGKDDDAEEYGALFEKIREAFLHEYVTAGGRVMSDTQTSYLLALAHNLLPADKIPVAVNRLVDDVRGRGHLTTGFLGTPHLNPVLSSYGHHDVAYNLLLRESYPSWLYPVTMDATTIWERWDGIQPDGSFQSEGMNSFNHYAYGAIGEWLFETVAGISPDPGSGYRTSQISPIPGGGMDHARAMIVTMYGKLESAWELDGNRFSIDVEVPPNTSATLTLPAARLEDVGGSAAGESNPGILGMSQSGNDVIVRLGSGRYTFSYESDELAQLAGSREPEMQPIVRTGNKIGELLAVKYSREILYRNLPELTGSPWLSQVMGFTLEQAASALPPHLRPSNEIIRQIGRELEQASR